A genomic segment from Candidatus Korarchaeum cryptofilum OPF8 encodes:
- a CDS encoding ABC transporter permease, with amino-acid sequence MRLLDILKFSFKAMRSRKRRTYLTLLGIFLGVLTLTAVVSYAAGYGVAIQKIIKGGSLRVIYLIPREASFTESDLAKISTMDGVETVIPMIRIFGEFNVMGQNIRASIVGFDVNYVEELFPDLKLQYGDWPSNQAEQAVIIGNNILSQISVEDARDLIGLGIRISIGGPINKGSIKGTIYGVLAPYGTSIMTDVDNSILIPLDYAMSMYQRFYNRRDYPTLVVIVDDVNRIDQVVSELRDEYGDSAYPIAMRDLQRALDTLINTSIIALGSIAVMTIVVASVGIMNAMYTTVTERTRIIGVMRAMGAFQREIMLSFLFEGVIMSAIAIILGIIGGYVGAILLSQLMSLAIGGGSSNVRVTSRAGGMQGSISLSITPVLPLEYALTIAGVTLLITLIGAIPPARQAAKLEPAKALRFE; translated from the coding sequence TTGAGGCTCCTTGACATACTTAAGTTCTCATTTAAGGCTATGAGGAGCAGGAAGAGGAGGACCTACCTCACTCTTCTCGGCATTTTCCTCGGAGTATTGACTCTAACAGCAGTGGTATCTTACGCCGCTGGCTATGGAGTGGCTATACAGAAGATAATAAAAGGAGGGAGCCTGAGGGTCATCTATCTAATTCCCAGGGAGGCCTCATTCACTGAGTCCGACTTAGCTAAGATAAGCACGATGGATGGTGTGGAAACTGTGATCCCCATGATAAGGATTTTCGGCGAGTTCAATGTCATGGGGCAGAATATCAGAGCTAGTATAGTTGGATTCGATGTTAACTATGTGGAGGAGCTCTTCCCAGATCTAAAGCTCCAATACGGAGATTGGCCATCGAATCAAGCTGAGCAGGCTGTGATAATAGGGAATAACATATTGAGCCAGATCTCCGTTGAAGATGCTAGGGATTTAATCGGATTAGGCATCAGGATCTCCATCGGTGGGCCCATCAATAAGGGAAGCATAAAAGGGACTATTTATGGCGTGCTAGCGCCATACGGCACTTCAATAATGACAGATGTCGATAATTCAATACTGATCCCCTTAGATTATGCTATGAGCATGTACCAGAGGTTCTACAACAGGAGGGACTACCCTACTCTAGTCGTGATCGTGGATGATGTTAATAGAATAGATCAGGTTGTTAGCGAGCTGAGGGATGAATATGGGGACTCAGCTTATCCTATAGCTATGAGGGACCTTCAAAGGGCTCTAGATACACTGATAAATACCTCAATAATAGCCTTGGGCTCTATAGCTGTGATGACGATAGTGGTAGCATCAGTGGGGATAATGAACGCTATGTACACCACAGTTACAGAGAGGACCAGGATAATCGGAGTCATGAGAGCGATGGGGGCATTTCAAAGGGAAATAATGCTCTCATTCCTGTTTGAAGGGGTGATAATGAGCGCGATAGCCATCATACTTGGGATCATCGGTGGTTATGTCGGAGCTATATTACTCTCTCAATTGATGTCATTAGCTATAGGTGGAGGCAGCTCCAACGTAAGGGTCACGAGCAGAGCTGGTGGAATGCAGGGTAGTATAAGCCTCTCAATAACTCCCGTTCTCCCTCTGGAGTATGCGCTCACAATAGCTGGTGTTACACTTCTGATAACGCTAATAGGAGCTATACCGCCCGCGCGCCAGGCAGCTAAGCTAGAGCCCGCCAAAGCCCTGAGGTTCGAGTGA
- a CDS encoding COG1361 S-layer family protein, which yields MSKSKLFFLFSLMFLLMLPSFYGEAKLWGLTLVDYRWGTREQPAIVYAGDGLVYITVTLRAYVAKDYTLSPFEATLEIPENLRSPNGEKVVRISPSLQTSKTKFTDGESFQLMFPLEVPSTAPPGIYEFNLNVSYRIFDSENYQVDSSYDLFTFDLEVRSASPVYVYLKGSAIEGDTSVLTLKVVNGGTEDVQISSIVLSSSFIRLLNPNVGNQVILSPNTSTVFQVGTFVERGTGRKYDRIAVTVQYRSGGRYYSISEVFTVPIFKTEATENKPSLIAFSNESSVYGGVPKNIMITVENSGDETARKTRVQISSQTVSIVGASLFDLGDIMPGEKRNITLRVLPLEDYSSYQIVLQFTYREFENGLDVEKQTSAQIGLERVQEAKVVFSSASATYSSGRLRVFGNIANVGERDAKYVNVTIRSGACVGASTYIGDLKSGESTGFTLSCETERVSRTLSISIGYLASPGNWKETKMELTVSGSVGNMTGNLTDRAFRNVSVTRVSPATNITYWAVWLAAGLVVGLVIGRFLFRRKGEEVSDQIEAP from the coding sequence ATGTCGAAGTCTAAGTTATTCTTCCTATTCTCCCTAATGTTCCTTCTCATGCTTCCCTCGTTTTATGGGGAAGCCAAGCTCTGGGGGTTAACTCTAGTCGATTATAGATGGGGAACGAGGGAACAGCCAGCCATAGTCTATGCCGGTGACGGCCTAGTTTACATAACGGTCACTTTGAGGGCATATGTAGCGAAAGACTACACTTTGAGCCCCTTCGAAGCTACTCTAGAGATCCCGGAAAACCTCAGGAGCCCCAATGGTGAGAAGGTAGTGAGAATTTCGCCATCTCTCCAAACCTCGAAGACTAAGTTCACTGATGGCGAATCATTTCAATTGATGTTCCCATTAGAGGTTCCATCGACAGCTCCACCGGGCATTTACGAGTTCAACCTCAACGTGAGCTATAGGATCTTCGATTCCGAGAACTATCAAGTCGATAGCAGCTATGACCTCTTTACCTTCGATCTTGAGGTGAGATCTGCGTCTCCCGTTTATGTTTACCTGAAAGGTAGCGCTATAGAGGGAGATACTTCAGTTTTAACGCTCAAGGTCGTGAATGGAGGTACTGAAGATGTTCAGATATCTTCAATAGTTCTCAGCTCTTCCTTCATAAGGTTGCTGAATCCTAACGTGGGGAATCAAGTGATACTATCCCCGAACACCTCTACGGTCTTCCAGGTTGGGACATTCGTGGAGAGGGGGACTGGAAGGAAGTACGATAGGATAGCTGTCACAGTACAGTATAGGAGCGGAGGAAGGTATTATTCAATATCGGAAGTATTTACAGTCCCCATATTCAAGACAGAAGCTACTGAGAATAAACCGAGCCTCATAGCTTTCTCTAACGAGAGCTCCGTTTACGGTGGGGTGCCTAAGAACATAATGATAACTGTGGAGAATTCAGGAGATGAGACAGCTAGGAAGACGAGGGTTCAGATATCCTCACAGACGGTATCGATAGTTGGAGCTAGTCTCTTCGATCTCGGGGATATCATGCCCGGTGAGAAGAGGAATATCACTCTCAGGGTACTCCCGCTCGAGGACTACTCCTCGTATCAGATAGTACTTCAGTTCACTTACAGGGAATTCGAGAATGGCTTGGATGTAGAGAAGCAGACTAGCGCTCAGATAGGACTGGAGAGAGTTCAAGAAGCTAAAGTAGTGTTTTCAAGTGCTAGCGCTACCTATAGTTCGGGGAGGCTGAGGGTCTTCGGTAACATAGCGAATGTCGGTGAGAGGGATGCGAAGTACGTCAACGTGACGATACGCTCCGGAGCCTGTGTAGGCGCTTCAACGTATATAGGCGATCTGAAGAGCGGAGAGAGCACGGGTTTCACTCTCTCATGCGAGACAGAGAGAGTATCGAGAACATTGAGCATCTCCATCGGCTATTTAGCTTCTCCTGGAAACTGGAAGGAAACGAAGATGGAGCTGACTGTCTCTGGAAGCGTAGGGAATATGACGGGCAATTTGACCGACAGAGCTTTCAGAAACGTGAGCGTAACAAGGGTAAGCCCGGCTACTAACATAACTTACTGGGCAGTTTGGCTCGCAGCCGGTCTAGTGGTAGGATTGGTCATCGGGAGATTCCTATTCAGGAGGAAGGGCGAGGAGGTGTCGGATCAGATTGAGGCTCCTTGA
- a CDS encoding ABC transporter ATP-binding protein: protein MATEHVYELRNVRKIYGTKGNYVEALRGINLDVRKGEFLAIMGPSGSGKTTLLSIMGLLTRPTSGSVRIMGRDLATLNDKQITLMRRKTIGFIFQTFNLVPWLTAAENIELALAVGEYNGNRKRRIMELLDSVGLRGRENHKPSELSGGEQQRVAIARALANNPSIILADEPTGNLDSASGLQVMEILRGLVREGRTVVMVTHNEAMAEMSDRIARIRDGIIVGEEVISHVEV, encoded by the coding sequence ATGGCCACAGAGCATGTCTACGAGCTTAGGAACGTCAGGAAAATCTATGGGACGAAAGGAAATTATGTAGAGGCTCTTAGGGGAATAAATCTAGATGTAAGAAAGGGTGAGTTTTTGGCGATAATGGGCCCCTCGGGTAGTGGAAAAACGACTCTCCTCAGTATAATGGGTCTCCTGACGAGACCCACTTCTGGAAGCGTGAGGATAATGGGTAGAGATCTCGCAACGCTCAATGATAAACAGATAACCCTAATGAGGAGGAAAACTATAGGTTTCATCTTTCAAACTTTCAATTTAGTGCCCTGGCTCACGGCAGCTGAGAATATTGAGCTAGCTTTGGCTGTAGGTGAATATAATGGAAACAGGAAGAGGAGGATCATGGAACTCCTAGATAGCGTCGGACTGAGGGGCAGAGAGAATCATAAGCCCTCTGAACTCTCAGGTGGGGAGCAGCAGAGGGTCGCGATAGCTAGGGCCCTCGCCAACAATCCCTCCATAATACTAGCAGATGAGCCCACAGGAAACTTGGACTCTGCATCAGGCCTGCAGGTTATGGAGATATTGAGAGGGTTAGTGAGAGAGGGAAGGACTGTCGTCATGGTCACTCACAATGAGGCGATGGCCGAGATGAGCGATAGGATAGCTAGGATAAGGGATGGTATTATAGTGGGTGAGGAGGTGATATCCCATGTCGAAGTCTAA
- the hisS gene encoding histidine--tRNA ligase: MVSIPRGFRDFPPPMMILRKRVLSKIEEIFRRYGFDPIETPSLEYWETVKGKLGEEAENKLMFIFPDFFSKEWYTLRYELTFPLARYVAMHPETPLPFKRYHIGNVWRHEEPQKGRYREFLQCDADIVGSPYPEADAEVISVNIDAMKSFDFENFRVRLNDRRLLTGVFEEELGINNPFPIYRAIDKLDKIGVDGVKGELARLGAHESLIGRIMELISTRGSFNEISNTFRRIENDKVKVALDHLEEIFSIVSDDRLVFDLSLVRGLDYYTGPVFETSVSEPRIGSLAGGGRYDRLIGLYSGKDVPATGVSLGVERLIDAGLELGIFDLSERSYTDVFIVSVRRENWRYAWRISRILRERGFSTSLDLMRRSQSAQREYANKIGAKVIAFVGPSEEETETVTLYSRDLRKTVKISELIDSLREFLSVS; encoded by the coding sequence ATGGTATCAATACCGAGGGGCTTCAGGGACTTCCCTCCGCCTATGATGATACTCAGGAAGAGGGTCTTAAGCAAGATAGAGGAGATATTCAGACGGTATGGCTTCGATCCGATTGAGACACCCTCCCTAGAGTACTGGGAGACAGTTAAGGGGAAGCTCGGGGAGGAAGCCGAGAACAAGCTCATGTTCATCTTCCCAGACTTCTTCAGTAAGGAGTGGTACACGCTGAGATATGAGTTAACCTTCCCTTTAGCTAGATATGTTGCTATGCACCCTGAAACGCCCCTCCCGTTCAAGAGATATCATATTGGGAACGTTTGGAGGCATGAGGAACCACAGAAGGGGAGATATAGGGAATTCCTGCAATGCGATGCTGATATAGTCGGTAGCCCATATCCTGAAGCGGATGCCGAAGTTATCTCAGTTAATATAGATGCCATGAAGTCATTCGACTTCGAGAACTTCAGAGTCAGGCTTAACGATAGGAGGCTCCTGACTGGAGTTTTTGAGGAGGAGCTTGGGATAAACAACCCCTTTCCGATATACAGGGCTATAGATAAGCTCGATAAGATAGGAGTAGATGGTGTTAAAGGGGAGCTCGCTAGATTGGGGGCACATGAATCCCTGATAGGTAGAATCATGGAGCTGATCTCGACAAGGGGCAGCTTTAATGAGATATCTAATACATTCAGAAGGATAGAAAATGATAAAGTAAAGGTGGCTCTCGACCATTTGGAGGAGATATTCTCCATAGTTTCCGATGATAGGCTGGTCTTCGATCTCTCATTGGTTAGGGGCCTGGATTATTATACTGGCCCCGTCTTCGAGACTAGCGTCAGCGAACCTAGGATAGGATCTTTAGCTGGAGGAGGGAGGTACGATAGGTTGATAGGCCTTTACTCTGGAAAGGATGTCCCGGCAACGGGCGTAAGCCTTGGCGTGGAGAGGTTAATAGATGCCGGCCTAGAGTTAGGAATCTTCGATCTGAGTGAGAGGAGCTACACGGATGTATTCATCGTGAGCGTCAGGAGGGAGAACTGGAGATACGCTTGGCGTATCTCGAGGATCCTCAGGGAAAGGGGCTTCAGTACATCACTGGATTTGATGAGGAGGAGTCAGTCAGCTCAGAGGGAGTACGCTAATAAGATAGGAGCTAAGGTCATCGCATTCGTGGGGCCCTCCGAGGAGGAAACTGAGACAGTTACGCTATACTCCAGGGATCTCAGGAAAACCGTCAAAATCTCAGAACTGATAGATTCCTTGAGGGAGTTTCTCTCCGTATCTTAA
- a CDS encoding TrpB-like pyridoxal phosphate-dependent enzyme, with amino-acid sequence MDLKGEDLPKYWYNIVSDLPDLPPPIHPATKEPLGPNDFYPLFPKECVNQEFSKERYVAIPEELREFYLRIGRPTPLYRAKRLEEYLGTPAKIYYKREDVSPTGSHKLNTALAQAFYAAKEGLEYLTTETGAGQWGSALSYATMMMGIRALVFMVRISYLQKPYRKLVMRLYGAEVVPSPSDRTEVGRKYLERDPEHPGSLGIAISEAIEAAMKDDKAKYSLGSVLNHVLLHQTIIGLEAKKQFEALGEKPDILIGCVGGGSNFAGFTFPFLEEVLKEKGSYDVVAVEPSAVPSLTDGEYRYDFGDTAGITPLLMMYTLGHDFVPPPIHAGGLRYHGAAPTVSLLKKKGIIRSVKYPQEDVFEAGRIFARTEGIIPAPETNHAIKAAIDEALKAKKDGERKIIAFNFSGHGLLDLKGYEDVLKI; translated from the coding sequence ATGGACCTTAAGGGAGAGGATCTGCCGAAGTACTGGTACAATATAGTCTCCGACCTCCCTGACCTACCTCCTCCCATACATCCAGCCACGAAGGAGCCTCTCGGGCCCAATGACTTCTACCCACTTTTCCCCAAGGAGTGCGTGAATCAGGAGTTCTCCAAGGAGAGGTATGTAGCTATACCCGAGGAGCTGAGGGAATTCTATCTCAGGATAGGGAGGCCCACTCCTCTCTATAGAGCTAAGAGGCTCGAAGAATATTTGGGGACTCCGGCTAAAATATACTATAAGAGGGAGGACGTATCGCCAACAGGAAGTCACAAGCTGAACACTGCATTAGCTCAAGCCTTCTATGCTGCGAAGGAGGGGCTGGAATACCTTACAACTGAGACCGGGGCTGGGCAGTGGGGCAGCGCCTTATCTTATGCGACGATGATGATGGGAATAAGAGCCCTCGTCTTCATGGTCAGGATATCCTATCTCCAGAAGCCTTACAGGAAGCTCGTCATGAGGCTCTACGGCGCCGAGGTAGTTCCTTCCCCGAGCGATAGGACCGAGGTCGGGAGGAAGTACCTAGAGAGGGATCCCGAGCACCCTGGATCATTGGGGATAGCTATAAGTGAAGCTATAGAAGCTGCTATGAAGGATGATAAGGCTAAGTATTCCCTAGGGAGCGTCCTCAATCACGTACTCCTCCATCAGACGATAATAGGATTGGAAGCTAAGAAGCAGTTCGAGGCATTGGGGGAGAAGCCCGATATCTTGATAGGGTGCGTCGGCGGGGGGAGCAACTTCGCGGGCTTCACCTTCCCGTTCTTGGAGGAAGTCCTGAAGGAGAAGGGAAGTTATGATGTAGTGGCTGTAGAGCCATCAGCAGTTCCCTCACTGACCGATGGAGAATATAGATATGATTTCGGTGATACAGCTGGTATAACTCCCCTGCTGATGATGTATACGTTAGGCCACGACTTCGTACCACCTCCTATTCACGCTGGCGGTTTGAGGTATCACGGCGCTGCGCCTACAGTGAGCTTACTGAAGAAGAAAGGTATAATAAGGTCGGTCAAGTACCCGCAGGAGGATGTGTTCGAAGCGGGCAGGATCTTCGCAAGGACGGAGGGGATAATCCCAGCGCCAGAGACGAATCATGCGATAAAAGCCGCAATAGATGAGGCTTTGAAGGCTAAAAAGGACGGTGAGAGGAAGATAATTGCCTTTAACTTCTCCGGGCATGGGCTGCTGGATCTGAAAGGTTATGAAGATGTTTTGAAAATTTAA
- the arcC gene encoding carbamate kinase, with amino-acid sequence MSLLTIALGGNALLQYGQKGTFEEQLANARVTAKQIVEFIKRGYKVVVTHGNGPQVGAILLQQEAGSSQVPAMPLHACGAMSQGLIGYMIQQSLINELRKAGIDMPVATVVTQVLVDRNDRAFRNPTKFIGPWYSEEEAKEKDKLGWVMKYDVGKGWRRVVPSPDPIKQVEIEAIRRMVDSGIIVIASGGGGIPVVDEEELEGVDAVIDKDLAGERLASSLGAEIFMILTDVEKVAINFKKENQRFLDVLTLEEARKYYEEGHFPPGNMGPKVLAAIRFVERTGKTAIITSLDKAIDALDGKTGTRIVKK; translated from the coding sequence ATGAGCTTACTCACCATAGCCTTGGGAGGCAATGCCCTCCTCCAATACGGGCAGAAGGGGACTTTTGAGGAGCAGCTAGCTAATGCTAGAGTGACAGCCAAGCAGATAGTTGAGTTCATAAAGAGGGGATATAAAGTCGTTGTAACTCACGGCAATGGCCCTCAAGTTGGCGCTATATTGCTCCAGCAGGAAGCGGGATCCTCCCAAGTTCCCGCGATGCCTCTGCACGCCTGCGGTGCTATGAGCCAGGGGCTAATAGGATATATGATCCAACAATCTCTGATAAACGAGCTCAGGAAAGCGGGAATTGATATGCCGGTAGCTACAGTTGTCACTCAAGTCCTCGTGGATAGAAATGATCGGGCTTTCAGGAATCCCACGAAGTTCATAGGTCCCTGGTACAGCGAGGAGGAGGCCAAGGAGAAGGATAAATTGGGCTGGGTCATGAAGTACGATGTTGGGAAGGGATGGAGAAGAGTAGTTCCCTCACCGGATCCGATAAAGCAAGTTGAAATAGAGGCAATAAGGAGGATGGTTGACTCGGGAATAATCGTGATAGCCTCAGGCGGTGGAGGGATACCTGTAGTAGATGAGGAGGAGCTAGAGGGAGTAGATGCTGTCATAGATAAGGATCTCGCTGGGGAGAGGCTCGCTTCCTCCTTAGGGGCCGAGATATTCATGATATTGACGGATGTTGAGAAAGTGGCTATAAACTTCAAGAAGGAGAATCAGAGGTTCCTAGACGTCCTAACATTGGAGGAAGCGAGGAAGTACTATGAGGAGGGGCACTTCCCGCCCGGCAACATGGGACCTAAAGTGCTAGCAGCGATTAGATTCGTTGAGCGGACGGGCAAGACCGCAATAATAACTAGCTTAGATAAAGCTATAGATGCCCTCGATGGAAAAACAGGAACTAGAATAGTCAAAAAATAA
- the argF gene encoding ornithine carbamoyltransferase, which produces MALFNLKGRDYITTRDYTREELEYLIQMSIDLKKMWYSGIRVRPLEGKSVALLFKKPSTRTRNSFQAAVFRLGGFSVYMRPDELQLQRGEPVKDTARVLDRYYDALVIRTFGQEEIVEYANYMKNPVINALSDEEHPCQALADLMTIKEKFGRWDGLKMVYTGDIWNVAHSLIATAPLFGMDLVLAVPRGYNPIEEIWKFGEREASRRGTKLEIVHDLKEAVKGADIVYANTWWSMGKPEETKDKRKEDFAPFTVTPEIMNLAKENAIFMHCLPAYRGNEMTEDVIEGKWSVVFDQAENRLWTEAAILAALI; this is translated from the coding sequence ATGGCCCTGTTCAATCTTAAGGGTAGAGATTATATAACAACGAGGGATTACACGAGGGAGGAGCTAGAATATCTGATTCAGATGTCCATCGATCTGAAGAAGATGTGGTACTCCGGTATAAGGGTGAGGCCTCTAGAGGGCAAATCAGTAGCTCTTCTCTTCAAGAAACCATCAACGAGAACTAGAAATTCGTTTCAGGCAGCTGTCTTTAGATTGGGTGGATTTTCCGTCTATATGAGGCCCGATGAACTTCAACTCCAGAGAGGGGAGCCAGTCAAGGATACCGCTAGAGTCTTGGATAGGTATTATGATGCTCTCGTAATAAGGACCTTCGGTCAGGAGGAAATAGTAGAATACGCTAACTATATGAAGAATCCAGTGATAAACGCTCTCTCAGATGAGGAGCACCCATGCCAAGCATTAGCTGACCTAATGACGATAAAGGAGAAGTTTGGAAGGTGGGATGGTCTCAAGATGGTATATACTGGGGATATATGGAATGTGGCCCATTCCCTCATCGCTACAGCGCCGCTGTTCGGCATGGACTTGGTATTAGCAGTCCCCCGCGGGTACAATCCGATCGAGGAGATATGGAAGTTCGGTGAGAGGGAGGCCTCGCGCAGAGGGACAAAGCTAGAGATAGTTCACGACCTTAAGGAGGCCGTCAAGGGGGCTGATATAGTGTATGCGAATACTTGGTGGAGTATGGGGAAGCCTGAGGAGACCAAGGATAAGAGGAAGGAGGATTTCGCTCCCTTTACTGTTACGCCTGAGATAATGAACCTCGCTAAGGAGAACGCTATATTCATGCACTGTCTCCCGGCATACAGGGGAAATGAGATGACGGAGGATGTGATAGAGGGTAAGTGGTCCGTCGTCTTCGATCAGGCTGAGAACAGGCTCTGGACTGAGGCAGCTATATTAGCTGCCCTGATCTGA
- a CDS encoding ABC transporter substrate-binding protein — MAMSRGVLIGLAAIVVILVAAAVFFLTMQPKEAGTVKIGLIAPLTGSLAEHGLDMKQAALLAVEEINSKGGILGKKVELVIEDTACKADLATAAVQKMITQDNVYAIVGEYCSTVTLAVQPTIMENKKLLLVPVSVATKITEQGYKYTFRSCANQWMQTTQRADWIVEHLKPKTAAMLGINDDYGREGLKIWGERVKAKGVTIVAEEYFDAGTTDFTPQLSKIKAANPDVIFVVANIRDAANILKQAHEIGLYKQFSMLGGVTSEEFLKLAGDDALGLVHVSYFEPTSKRPVAQEFVQKFVQKWNRTPAMYAAGVWDAFMTLKYGVEKAGTWDVDKVAEAIKTIKFEGAQGTIYYDEKGQAQTKVLLVQVQKVDGKLKRVILYPDSDKEGEYIPPEKLYGG; from the coding sequence ATGGCGATGAGTAGAGGTGTCCTAATAGGTCTCGCGGCTATAGTAGTTATCTTGGTAGCGGCGGCTGTGTTTTTCTTAACAATGCAACCGAAGGAAGCTGGGACCGTTAAGATCGGACTCATTGCTCCATTAACAGGAAGCTTAGCAGAGCACGGACTCGATATGAAGCAGGCAGCCCTCCTAGCTGTAGAGGAGATAAACTCAAAAGGTGGAATTTTGGGAAAGAAGGTGGAGCTCGTCATAGAGGATACTGCTTGCAAGGCTGATCTAGCGACAGCGGCTGTCCAGAAGATGATAACCCAGGATAACGTGTATGCGATAGTGGGGGAGTATTGCTCTACCGTTACCTTAGCGGTTCAGCCAACGATAATGGAGAATAAGAAGCTCCTCTTAGTTCCCGTATCCGTAGCAACTAAGATAACTGAACAGGGCTACAAATACACTTTCAGGAGCTGCGCAAATCAGTGGATGCAGACGACCCAACGTGCTGATTGGATAGTTGAGCACTTGAAACCGAAGACTGCGGCTATGTTGGGAATAAATGATGATTACGGAAGGGAGGGTCTCAAGATCTGGGGAGAAAGAGTAAAGGCGAAGGGTGTGACTATAGTTGCTGAGGAATACTTTGATGCTGGAACCACCGACTTCACGCCTCAACTCTCGAAGATAAAAGCTGCCAATCCGGATGTCATATTCGTCGTCGCTAACATAAGGGATGCCGCTAATATATTGAAGCAGGCCCATGAGATAGGCCTCTACAAACAGTTCAGCATGTTGGGTGGTGTTACCAGCGAGGAATTCCTTAAATTAGCCGGAGATGATGCTTTAGGCCTTGTTCATGTCAGTTACTTTGAACCGACATCTAAGAGACCCGTTGCTCAAGAATTCGTCCAGAAGTTCGTTCAGAAGTGGAACAGGACGCCTGCTATGTATGCCGCAGGAGTCTGGGATGCTTTCATGACGTTGAAATATGGAGTTGAGAAAGCTGGAACCTGGGATGTCGATAAGGTAGCTGAGGCGATCAAGACTATAAAGTTCGAGGGGGCTCAGGGGACGATATACTATGATGAGAAGGGCCAGGCCCAGACTAAGGTCCTCTTAGTGCAGGTGCAGAAGGTCGATGGAAAGCTCAAGAGGGTCATCCTCTACCCCGATTCTGATAAGGAGGGGGAGTACATACCTCCCGAGAAGCTTTACGGTGGCTGA
- a CDS encoding branched-chain amino acid ABC transporter permease — translation MLSTSLLVEQTLLGLMMGGIYAAIGVGLTMIFGVMKLSNFAHGEFYMLGAFLTYTLVSALGSDPYILAPLAAIAVGFLGIILNKLVFLSLYKELREAKGAAAFFFQDLRFIMLTIGLSILFVDLALVIWGPIPIAIPSVLTSHIIKLPGGFSFSLARIMTFIIALASLIILYMFLRVTKTGKAIRATAQNPSAAALVGIDTYRIYDVTMFISTALAALAGGILGPIYNVYPTMGLDVVAKAFVVVITGGMGNIIGSILAGFLIGLAEGLGGVFLGTEYRQVVAFVIMILVLWFRPQGILGGRRS, via the coding sequence TTGCTCTCCACATCGCTTCTAGTAGAGCAGACGCTTCTGGGCCTGATGATGGGAGGTATTTACGCTGCAATAGGCGTTGGGCTGACGATGATATTCGGGGTGATGAAGCTTAGCAACTTCGCCCATGGCGAGTTCTACATGCTGGGGGCCTTCCTCACCTACACGCTGGTCAGCGCTTTGGGTAGCGATCCATACATACTTGCACCTCTAGCAGCAATAGCCGTTGGGTTCTTAGGGATAATTCTCAATAAGTTGGTCTTCCTATCACTCTACAAAGAGCTTAGAGAGGCTAAAGGAGCAGCAGCTTTCTTTTTCCAGGATCTCAGATTCATCATGCTGACTATAGGCCTCTCGATACTCTTCGTAGATCTCGCATTGGTTATCTGGGGGCCTATCCCCATAGCTATACCCAGTGTCCTCACATCGCATATAATAAAGCTTCCGGGAGGGTTTTCCTTCTCTCTAGCGAGGATAATGACTTTCATCATAGCTTTAGCTTCATTGATCATATTATACATGTTCCTCAGGGTAACTAAGACCGGGAAGGCTATAAGGGCTACTGCCCAGAACCCCTCAGCAGCCGCTCTAGTGGGAATAGATACGTACAGGATATACGATGTAACGATGTTCATCTCCACCGCCTTAGCAGCGCTAGCTGGAGGTATTCTGGGGCCCATATACAATGTATACCCGACGATGGGGTTGGATGTAGTCGCTAAAGCATTCGTAGTCGTCATAACAGGAGGTATGGGCAATATAATCGGTAGCATACTTGCGGGATTCCTTATAGGGCTCGCGGAGGGCTTAGGAGGCGTATTCCTCGGGACTGAATATAGGCAGGTGGTAGCCTTCGTTATAATGATCTTAGTCCTCTGGTTCAGGCCTCAGGGTATCTTAGGAGGGAGGAGAAGCTGA